The following coding sequences lie in one Mesorhizobium sp. DCY119 genomic window:
- a CDS encoding ABC transporter substrate-binding protein, producing MAAAACLAASIASAPAWAQSKTLTISWWGFNGDKLDEYIIKPFKEKCGCEIVFETGNNADRLNKIKIRGGEGVDVAYFTDAYSQIGIAEGLFQPVDKAKLPNLAGIYDMAKAPQGDFGPAYTIGRVGVIYDSAKVKTPITSWNDLWKEDFKSQLSLPGITTTAGPMAVMIAGAHAGVDPFADSDAAFKAVEELKPNVVKNYNTGSELVNLFSTGEISAAVAQDFTLAQIQAAVPTAVWADLSDGAIATLNTVNIPKGAANVDLAHEFINFILSPEVQQKTAENGVDAPVVTSVKLTPEQAKLWTYGADMIASLKPVDYEKLNAAKTDWVDRWNEVFGM from the coding sequence ATGGCTGCTGCGGCTTGCCTGGCGGCATCGATTGCCAGTGCGCCGGCCTGGGCGCAGTCCAAGACGCTGACGATTTCCTGGTGGGGGTTCAACGGCGACAAGCTGGATGAGTACATCATCAAGCCGTTCAAGGAGAAATGCGGCTGCGAGATCGTGTTCGAGACCGGCAACAACGCCGACCGCCTCAACAAGATCAAGATCCGCGGCGGCGAGGGCGTCGATGTCGCCTATTTCACCGACGCCTATTCGCAGATCGGCATTGCCGAAGGCCTTTTCCAGCCGGTCGACAAGGCGAAGCTGCCAAATCTCGCAGGCATCTACGACATGGCCAAGGCGCCGCAAGGGGACTTCGGCCCGGCCTACACGATCGGCCGCGTCGGCGTGATCTACGATTCCGCCAAGGTGAAGACGCCGATCACCTCGTGGAACGATCTGTGGAAGGAAGACTTCAAGAGCCAGCTTTCGCTGCCCGGCATCACCACGACCGCCGGCCCGATGGCGGTGATGATCGCCGGCGCCCATGCCGGTGTCGATCCCTTCGCCGACAGCGACGCCGCCTTCAAGGCCGTCGAGGAGCTGAAGCCCAATGTGGTGAAGAACTACAACACCGGTTCCGAACTGGTGAACCTGTTCTCGACCGGCGAAATCAGCGCCGCAGTCGCCCAGGACTTTACCCTCGCGCAGATCCAGGCAGCCGTCCCGACCGCAGTCTGGGCCGATCTGTCCGACGGTGCGATCGCGACGCTGAACACGGTCAACATCCCCAAGGGTGCTGCCAATGTCGATCTTGCGCACGAGTTCATCAACTTCATCCTGTCGCCGGAAGTTCAGCAAAAGACTGCCGAAAACGGCGTCGATGCGCCGGTCGTTACCTCGGTCAAACTGACCCCGGAACAGGCCAAGCTCTGGACCTACGGCGCCGACATGATCGCCTCGCTGAAGCCGGTGGACTACGAAAAGCTCAACGCCGCCAAGACCGATTGGGTCGACCGCTGGAACGAAGTCTTCGGGATGTAA
- the tssH gene encoding type VI secretion system ATPase TssH — protein sequence MQQRKSSQGFKRKELVGKLNPTCVRAFKAAADAAKLRGNPYVELVHWIEQLVLSDRADVQLILADAGVDASRLAADMSRAIDKLPYGATSIEEFSDHIFHAIQEAWNLASIEFGADEVRGAYVILAALKTPVLDGLLSKISPEFDKIDADGVIARLDDVVSGSLEAAGPAPVAEAAPLRRAPGGDSALAKYSTDLTARAREGKLDAVVGRDPEIRQIVDILMRRRQNNPILTGEAGVGKTAVVEGFALRIAEGDVPPMLQNVSLRMLDIGLMQAGASVKGEFEKRLKAVIDEVQSSETPVILFIDEAHTLIGAGGAAGTGDAANLLKPALARGELRTIAATTWAEYKQHIEKDPALTRRFQTVKVDEPDEAAAILMLRGVAGTLEKHHQVQILDEAIETAVQLSHRYIPARQLPDKAVSLLDTACARVAISQHSRPAEVEDLMRRRQALEVEKGIIGRETAIGIDAVDRQARVDTGIEETDAALAAAEARWEREKTVVADILEVRAKLRGEGVPLDAVTTGQETPAEEEVAKQPVAELVGAEAPASAEDAPIVAELPPEAEAAPPANTADLTRLKGLMAELAEMQGETPLILLSVDRNAVASVVQDWTGIPTGRMLTSQTEKALRLAGVLAERVVGQDHAMEMIAKRVQISRAGLGAPEKPVGVFLLCGPSGVGKTETALALAETLYGGEQNLISINMSEFQEAHTVSTLKGAPPGYVGYGKGGILTEAVRRRPYSVILLDEVEKAHPDVHEIFFQVFDKGMMDDSEGRRIDFRNTLILLTSNVGSEVIMHKTEGGQKREAIEDLDASLRAPLLKVFPAAFLGRVVTIPYYPLSGSMIEAITRIQFAKIARRLRASHDAELVIGDGVMEMIKARCTEIESGGRMIDAILTNTLLPSMSRGVLNRSIDGEKLAKVTVGASDEGFTYAFE from the coding sequence ATGCAGCAACGCAAGTCATCGCAAGGTTTCAAGCGCAAGGAATTGGTCGGAAAACTCAATCCGACCTGTGTGCGCGCCTTCAAGGCAGCGGCGGATGCAGCAAAGCTCCGCGGCAATCCTTATGTGGAACTTGTCCACTGGATCGAGCAACTTGTGTTGTCGGATCGGGCGGACGTGCAACTCATCCTTGCCGACGCTGGCGTCGATGCGAGCCGCCTGGCCGCCGACATGTCTCGTGCCATCGACAAGCTGCCCTATGGCGCAACCTCGATCGAGGAGTTCTCCGACCACATCTTCCACGCCATCCAGGAGGCCTGGAACCTGGCGTCGATCGAGTTCGGCGCGGATGAGGTTCGCGGCGCCTATGTGATCCTGGCCGCGCTGAAGACACCCGTTCTCGACGGGCTTCTGTCCAAGATCAGCCCGGAGTTCGACAAGATCGATGCCGACGGCGTCATCGCGCGCCTGGACGATGTGGTGTCCGGCTCGCTCGAGGCGGCTGGTCCCGCACCGGTCGCCGAGGCCGCACCTCTTCGGCGCGCGCCGGGGGGCGATTCAGCACTTGCCAAATATTCGACCGACCTGACCGCAAGGGCCCGCGAAGGCAAGCTCGATGCCGTGGTCGGCCGCGATCCCGAGATCCGCCAGATCGTCGATATCCTGATGCGCCGCCGCCAGAACAACCCGATCCTGACTGGCGAGGCCGGCGTCGGCAAGACGGCGGTGGTCGAGGGCTTTGCGCTGCGCATCGCCGAGGGCGACGTGCCGCCGATGCTGCAGAATGTCAGCCTGCGCATGCTCGATATCGGCCTGATGCAGGCCGGCGCCAGCGTCAAGGGCGAGTTCGAGAAACGGCTCAAGGCTGTCATTGACGAAGTACAGTCCTCCGAGACGCCGGTGATCCTGTTCATCGACGAGGCCCACACGCTGATCGGGGCAGGCGGTGCCGCCGGCACGGGTGACGCCGCGAACCTGCTGAAGCCTGCACTGGCGCGCGGCGAACTGCGCACCATCGCCGCGACCACCTGGGCCGAATACAAGCAGCATATCGAGAAGGACCCCGCACTCACCCGCCGCTTCCAGACGGTAAAGGTCGACGAGCCCGACGAGGCCGCTGCCATCCTGATGCTGCGCGGCGTTGCCGGCACGCTGGAAAAGCACCATCAGGTGCAGATACTCGATGAGGCGATCGAGACGGCGGTGCAGCTTTCGCACCGCTACATCCCGGCCCGCCAGCTTCCCGACAAGGCGGTGAGCCTGCTCGATACGGCCTGCGCCCGCGTCGCGATCTCGCAGCATTCGCGGCCTGCCGAGGTGGAAGATCTGATGCGCCGCCGCCAGGCGCTGGAAGTGGAAAAAGGCATCATTGGCCGCGAAACCGCGATCGGCATCGATGCCGTCGACAGGCAGGCGCGTGTCGACACGGGCATCGAGGAAACCGACGCCGCCCTGGCTGCCGCCGAGGCGCGTTGGGAACGCGAAAAGACCGTTGTTGCCGATATCCTGGAGGTTCGCGCAAAGCTGCGCGGCGAGGGCGTTCCGCTTGATGCCGTCACGACGGGCCAGGAGACTCCTGCCGAAGAGGAAGTCGCTAAGCAGCCCGTTGCCGAACTGGTCGGCGCTGAAGCTCCGGCAAGTGCAGAGGACGCTCCGATCGTCGCGGAACTGCCGCCGGAAGCCGAGGCCGCGCCACCCGCCAACACCGCTGATCTGACCCGCCTCAAGGGCCTCATGGCCGAGCTGGCTGAAATGCAGGGCGAAACCCCGCTGATCCTGCTCTCCGTCGACCGCAATGCGGTTGCTTCGGTCGTGCAGGACTGGACCGGCATCCCGACCGGGCGGATGCTGACCAGCCAGACCGAGAAGGCGCTGCGTCTGGCCGGCGTGCTGGCCGAGCGCGTCGTTGGGCAGGATCATGCCATGGAGATGATCGCCAAGCGCGTGCAGATCAGCCGCGCCGGCCTCGGCGCACCGGAAAAGCCGGTCGGCGTCTTCCTGCTGTGCGGCCCCTCCGGCGTCGGCAAGACCGAGACGGCACTTGCCCTTGCCGAGACACTCTACGGCGGCGAGCAGAACCTCATTTCCATCAACATGTCGGAGTTTCAGGAAGCGCATACCGTCTCGACACTCAAGGGTGCGCCTCCCGGCTATGTCGGCTACGGCAAGGGCGGCATCCTCACAGAAGCCGTGCGTCGGCGCCCCTATTCGGTGATCCTGCTCGACGAGGTCGAGAAGGCCCATCCGGACGTCCACGAAATCTTCTTCCAGGTCTTTGACAAGGGCATGATGGACGACAGCGAGGGGCGGCGGATCGATTTCCGCAACACGCTGATCTTGCTGACCTCCAATGTAGGCTCCGAAGTCATCATGCATAAGACGGAGGGCGGCCAGAAGCGCGAGGCCATCGAAGACCTCGACGCATCGCTGCGCGCACCGCTGCTGAAAGTCTTTCCGGCGGCATTCCTGGGCCGTGTCGTCACCATTCCCTACTATCCGCTGTCCGGCTCGATGATCGAGGCGATAACGCGCATCCAGTTTGCCAAGATCGCCCGACGGCTGCGCGCCAGCCACGACGCCGAACTGGTCATCGGCGACGGCGTGATGGAAATGATCAAGGCGCGCTGCACCGAGATCGAATCGGGCGGCCGCATGATCGATGCGATCCTGACCAACACGCTTTTGCCAAGCATGAGCCGTGGTGTGCTGAACCGGTCGATCGACGGCGAAAAGCTGGCCAAGGTCACCGTCGGCGCATCCGACGAGGGCTTCACCTACGCCTTCGAATAG